ctcagagacctgCTGTTTTAAGAAGAAGAGGAGTTTTTTCTATTCCTGTAACAAAAGCCCACATGGTGACCGTTAGTGTCTCACCTTGCTGCTGGTCAGGTCGTAGATCTTCTGGCTGATGTAGGTGACGTCGGGTTTGGGCTCGCTGAAGCTGGCCCGGCGGGGGATGTTGCGGTTGGGTTTGGAGAGGCGGAGCACGGAGCCCTCCAGGCGTACGTACACTGAGTGGGTGAGTGTGGCGTGATACGACTCCGGGTCATAGCTGTGGATCTCATTCATCCAaccctaaacacacacaacatgcatataattattttataataaagcaATCTCTTCTATTTCTACATCTACAGGGTTTGGAgcataaaactgaaacacctggttttagagcacaataattgattgtggtgacggacagttctggtggaaacaggagagttgaggtgcacattgaattctgcgtgatttgatcagccgtggttttatgttttttttttataaaatccgggttagcacccgaacatccctttcagacagcttcctcttacagcgtccacagttaatcctgttggatgtggttggttcttcttggtggtgtgctgacgttaccctggataccgtggctcttgatgcatcacaaagacttgctgtcttggtcacagatgctccagcaagacgtgcaccaacaatttgtgaaTGTGATGATATGATaaatatcatgatacaggggttaatATTGAAGTGATCtagtgaaggaacacataaggactctgtagtaacttaaaagtgttaaataactgTGCAACAATGAAAACTCTTATAACTCTTAAAACtctgtaatctggattagaacattactcaaatattcactattcactgtatacctgtaactctacctcttcaccactttactttaactgatgctctcaaacactttattaagagacaagaaattcaagtaattaactcttgatgagttcagcacagctgttaactgaaagcctgaattccagaagaTCCAgcagagaaaatccagcagagatctgCAAAGTTGTCATCGAatcaagaatgtaaaatataaaacatattgttttttttaacactttattgtttaataaataattccacattTTTCTTAATAGGTAAtagttcagtattaatctacaatgctgtGAAATAAACTGTAATCGTGGTTTTATGTGAGTTATTCTGAGGTTGTCATATATTGAAAATCTGCAACCCCACAGAGAACAGAATAGCCTATATCTATATTCAGCACTCACACGTCCTCTCTCTACTCTATAtatactgttctctctctccgtctttcAGACttactctccatctctctctctctctctcttttttcacatatatatatatagcctgtAGCCCACACACAGGTTCAGTACACTGCATAAGCTCACAGGTCATTCACGcctacacccatacacacacacacacacacacacacactagggatgcactaaatataTGCTGactacaaatatttggacacatttGGTGTTTGGccaaatacaggtgcatctcaaaaaatttgaagattatcgttgaaaagttactttatttcagtaattcagttcaaaatgtaaaactcatatttaatatagatgtattaaacacagagtgatctattttaatcgatcattaattttattgttgatgataattatggcttacagccaatagaaACGCaaagatcagtgtctcagaaaatttgaatattatatattaagaacaattggtactttctgcagtgctGGCAGTGTTCccggtcctgctggaaaatgaaatccataatccaatctccataaaagttgtcagcagagggaagtgtaTGTATTATACGAGTTtcagattttgaactgaattactgaaataaatgaacttttcaAGGATAATCAATTTTTTGAGTTGCACTAGTAAGGTGTAAagatttgatcatttatttaaacaattactAATTAAggccattttcacacctgtagttctgtagttGGTTTATCTGGTCTGAATTAGTTGATGAGTTtttttacttggagcgttttcccgacatttggtttggtttgttttcacacaggcaaaaacttaaacgcaccaaaatggGCCTCAACAAACCACACAAATTCGCTGatgcactttaaaatgatgagtttctttagaatataatcaagaggaagatggatgatcacaaaccatcaaaccaccaaactgaactgcttgaatttttgcaccaggagtaaagcagcataaagttatccaaaagcagtgtgtaagactggtggaggagaacatgatgccaagatgcatgaaattaaaaactgtgattaaaaaccaaccaggattattccaccaaatattgatttctgaattggttggtttgcttgccttgtcgGAATGGGTCTGTTTACAGACCCTGTATCTTAATACGCAGCACACTGCACTCTGTAATTGAGCGTATTTAAAGCTTTAGTAGAGCACTTTTCCAGGTTTAGATCTCCTGATCATCAGACTGTGCTGCTCCACAGCGTCTACTATCTGTATGAtgaattgcatttttattttcctctcgcaggtaaaacactgtgtttgcaaATCTGAGGAGAATAAACGGACACACGGTGCATGATGGGTAAAATTCCACAGCAGAACAGCTGTACACCCCGGCCGCCCGCAGCTTCCTTTTGTTTAAGGTCAGGAAGCCTGCCGCTAACACGCTAACGctaaaccaaatacaaacagcatatTGAAGGATAGAATAGAAGAGTACTAGAgtactttgctatttataggtttatgtttgagtaaaatgaacattaatgttttattctataaactacagacaacatttctcccaaattccaaataaaaatattctcatttagagcatttatttacagaaaatgagaaatgactgaaataacaaaaaagttgcagagctttcagacctcaaataatgcaaagaaaaacaagttcatattcataaagttttaagagttcagaaataatcagtatttggtggaataatcctggttggtttttaatcacagttttaatttcatgcatcttggcatcatggtctcctccaccagtcttacacactgcttttggataactttatgctgctttactcctggtgcaaaaattcaagcagttcagtttggtggtttgatggcttgtgatcatccatcttcctcttgattatataacagaggttttcaatttggtaaaatcagagaaaattgAATTTTCCTTACTCAGAAACTTATATTTAGACACCAAGATCATCTACAGTATGTGTTCAGAAACCAAACACATATAATGGTGGCCATCTTGGAAAATGAAGGCCAACAAAATAGGTCTAAAAGGGGATTTTGCCAAATTTTATGCTTCTATCACAAAGTGATACACGATTCTTTCACAAATTTGCAGAAAAACCGAGCAACATGACCTACCTTGTAGATGCTCGGCTCCTTGATGTCCAAAGGGACCCCACTCCAGCGCTCTCTCCTGGACCGGCTAAAGCAAGTAGGGCCCCAGGCCGGGACCCGGCGCGGGGCCGAGAGCCACAACACCAAAATCGCTAGCATGAAGCCAGCGGCGACTCCCAGCAACACCCCCCCTACGTACGTGGGCAGCGGCAGCACGAAGTAGCCGTACACGATGGAAACGAGGAGAATGAGTCCGTTTTGCGGTACTCCCGTAGACTTATCATAATCgtcatcttcctcttcttcttcttcaccgtCTTCCTCGCCCTCGGTTGCTTCCTCGCTGCACGCCGTGCTCCCTCGCTGGAGCCTGGTGGAGTCTGCAAGTTCCCCGTCAGCTTCGGTGTCCGTGCAGAGCTCGAAATCTTCGCTGTAAAGTTCGCAAAACTCCTCGTCTTCCTGCCGGGCCAGAGCAGACATGAAGCACCTGTCCAGACCTAGCGATGGTGACCTGGGTAGGGTACCTTCTAGAGGACTCTCGCCCTCGAGGTCTTCTTCCTCTTTGATGCAGTAGTCGCTGTTGCTTTCCAGGTGGCCATTGAGGGTGGTCAGAGTGGAAAGCTCTGTGGCACTAGTGGAGAGGCTTTTGGGTCGATGGCTGCTCCCTTGCCCTGGCACTGTGGCACCACCACCAATGGCTGTGGCGGCGACGGCGCTAGTGGTACTCCCTCCGCTTCCCCCTTCTTCGCCAATGATCTTGCTGAGCAATTGAAGAGGTTCGCACATGACCTCTGAGAGACGCCGCTTGGTGTCCTCGATTCGCGCCTCAACTTCTTGGACTTTGAAGAAGGTGCGCCCATCGGGTGAGGTTATGGGCGAGGATGGTGCCGTCTTGGAGTCGCCGCCAGGCGGTACGGTGACCCTCTGTTGGGCGAAAGGCTTAAAAAGGTGCAAGTTGAGGCGAGAATCCGTCTGGCGATGGGATGGCGATTCTTGTTCCGGATGAGCTGTGTCGGTGGACAAAGACTTGACCAGGGTCTTCATCAAGTGGCGATGGCGCTTGGGTTGAGGAGCAGAAGCAGGAGCAGGAACAGGAACTGGCGTGGTGCTTTCGCGAGGCTCTACGTCAGTAGATAAAGACTTGACCAGGCTGAGGAATGGTTTTGAGGACCTGGTGGCTGGAGAACCGGTGGTGTAGGAAGAGGTGGAGGAGGTTGTAGAAGCGAGAGGTTGGGTTGAGGGCCAAGAGGAGCTGGCAGGGCTACAAACGATGGACGATGTGGTGGATGGTAACGGCTGGATGGAAAGGGCTGGGGATGACGACGCCACAGTAGACGAAACAGGGAGACCTCCTGGACCTGTCCCCGTCCCTGCCCCCTCGAACAGTAACTCCTCACTGGCTTCCACAGCTGTCGCTACGCCCTGCTCGTCTCCATCCGGTCCGGACGTGGTGGCAGCCAGCCCGTACagttcttcatcttcttcttcctcatccTTACCCTGAGCGGAGAAGTGGATGGTGATCGTGTCGCGAGACAGCGAGCGCTGAACTTGCAGCTTCGGGCCAGCGGACGGCCTGAGGAACGAAGATGAAGCCGAAGGCGAAGACGAGGACGGCGGGGGACCGGGCGTGTCCCCATTGCCACCACCCTGACTGGTCATGGCAGTACTCCAGAAGGCTCAGAGCCTGTGGACGAAAAAAGGGAACATAGATGTTACAGAGCCATATGCTCacagttattaatattaatacactttattattattattatcattactgcCAACCTGAGCGCCagcaagcagctctcagcagCAAACCCAGTTCTTAAGAGTCAGACAATCTGTGCAATATTATATTTAGATTTTACAGTATTTTCCTGCATAAATTACTATTTTATGGGCGTTTGGTGACGAATAATTGTGTAAAAACaaattttgcttattttacagcTGCAGgggtgagtgaatgaatgagtgagtgagcgagtgaacgagtgagtgagtgagcgagtgaatgaatgagtgagtgaatgagtgagtgagtaaatgaatgagtgagtgaatgagaaagaaagtaaggaAATGAGTAAATTAGTGAGTGAAatagtgagtgaatgagtaagtcagtgagtgagtgattgagtaaATGAATGAGTGGGTAAGGGAGtgcatgagtg
The sequence above is drawn from the Astyanax mexicanus isolate ESR-SI-001 chromosome 19, AstMex3_surface, whole genome shotgun sequence genome and encodes:
- the tex2 gene encoding testis-expressed protein 2; its protein translation is MTSQGGGNGDTPGPPPSSSSPSASSSFLRPSAGPKLQVQRSLSRDTITIHFSAQGKDEEEEDEELYGLAATTSGPDGDEQGVATAVEASEELLFEGAGTGTGPGGLPVSSTVASSSPALSIQPLPSTTSSIVCSPASSSWPSTQPLASTTSSTSSYTTGSPATRSSKPFLSLVKSLSTDVEPRESTTPVPVPAPASAPQPKRHRHLMKTLVKSLSTDTAHPEQESPSHRQTDSRLNLHLFKPFAQQRVTVPPGGDSKTAPSSPITSPDGRTFFKVQEVEARIEDTKRRLSEVMCEPLQLLSKIIGEEGGSGGSTTSAVAATAIGGGATVPGQGSSHRPKSLSTSATELSTLTTLNGHLESNSDYCIKEEEDLEGESPLEGTLPRSPSLGLDRCFMSALARQEDEEFCELYSEDFELCTDTEADGELADSTRLQRGSTACSEEATEGEEDGEEEEEEDDDYDKSTGVPQNGLILLVSIVYGYFVLPLPTYVGGVLLGVAAGFMLAILVLWLSAPRRVPAWGPTCFSRSRRERWSGVPLDIKEPSIYKGWMNEIHSYDPESYHATLTHSVYVRLEGSVLRLSKPNRNIPRRASFSEPKPDVTYISQKIYDLTSSKIYLVPHSLARKRVWNKKYPICIELAKQDDFMSKAQGERPDPAEEKTPAPVEKSEGTAGTEDNRRPSSDPVLFLFGRTGREKEEWFRRMLLASRLKAEIKKPPGLPSPFVPSHGRSSSQSGALSHSRSSSRGSLDDLLQSQSQTRQKDPGGGAKQKVLDYNVYMAKYISQSSGSPTASPAHSTDSSPRTVKKFPDGLSSEAGSEAWVNALLGRIFWDFLREKYWADVVSKKIQMKLSKIRLPYFMNELTLTELDMGMAIPKILRSSKPSVDHQGLWFDLEISYNGSFLMTLETKMNLARLGKEGEGLGEQGKEGPRTYCLADSDEESSSAGSSDEEDPAEDPEISGVEGYVGGHRPSKIMRFVDKIAKSKYFQKATETEFIKKKMEEVSNTPLLLTVEVQECRGTLAVNIPPPPTDRIWYGFRSPPHLELKARPKLGEREVTLAHVTDWIEKKLDQEFQKIFVMPNMDDVWLPIMHSAMDTRSNLNLVTVISDAVKSEATLDLEDPAEEL